One window of Magallana gigas chromosome 2, xbMagGiga1.1, whole genome shotgun sequence genomic DNA carries:
- the LOC105337577 gene encoding uncharacterized protein, whose product MNHEETSPLMGKGIGNKSEKEQNGTIKTSGTFRFHGTTRNVILAALNVFSNVTMNVSLPIFAGTMNEIGGDTFVLLLNSCVVIGVIFVLTTLFAKRFIDSSITLKLVSSLKIVFALGLFTALNGILVVFASPPDRTPGYLQGILSTTVIPYTILCRLIFLRKGISAVRTLCTCLVMAGLFITAEPQIFGINTDDDSNTANESTSARILWPLCFALGFLPIGLMNVICEKELKSGEAKSFNFIMWSQFAQIICMVCLFWTDFIPGFGMAGSFSEFSDRYKRGTTCLVSTSSDCKGLVGKSWLFFGGYTFANLFQFLLIEYAEGAVFAAVVQSLVGPTATIFWTFFQFNEKENVFRWHPVFNETTVFTIVGLLLMVPGVMLYNYFSNKEAKEKVKEGNFLYTDPILTVNAKDYNRTYGNMSQDRAPLSNSAQSSIRLRDIVILQAWTSGYTKKWGQNLRKAIFTLLFIACNLTGSVTLPLLSATMDAVGSDNFVVIYHTAIISSILLIFVVIFVRTCINRSIPLTLASSWKIVLANALANVFNYILVIFASPPSRTPPYLQSILSMTAIPFTVLLRLMFLRKGVSPGRGICCAVIIVGLFISSEPQIWGLNTQQTENNASSSLLQRILWPMCFALGFVPFALVNLTCEKVLTTRNSEALNFILWSQLVQIPLLTGFFWTDFIPGFGMVDNFSDFRNHFQRGLHCSYSSASDCGRAVTRSWIFIAAFTCRTFSQYLLVQSSDGAIFASIVEAIVGPLASLFWTLYRYNKSDNSIHWHPVFNETTAFSLAGLGLMIPGIILYHYFVIQEEKSEEVNLDNLMNTI is encoded by the exons ATGAACCACGAAGAAACATCCCCTCTGATGGGGAAAGGAATCGGGAACAAATCTGAGAAAGAACAGAACGGAACGATAAAAACGTCGGGTACGTTTCGTTTTCACGGAACAACACGGAACGTGATATTAGCGGCCTTGAACGTGTTCTCGAATGTCACTATGAATGTGAGCCTGCCAATATTTGCCGGCACAATGAATGAGATCGGTGGAGATACCTTTGTCTTGTTGCTGAACTCATGCGTTGTTATTGGAGTTATATTTGTGTTGACAACTCTCTTTGCCAAACGCTTCATTGACAGTTCCATCACGTTGAAGTTGGTATCTTCTCTGAAGATTGTTTTTGCTTTAGGACTATTCACGGCGCTTAATGGCATACTGGTGGTGTTCGCTAGTCCGCCTGATCGAACACCTGGATACTTACAGGGCATTCTGTCAACCACTGTCATACCTTACACAATATTGTGTCGACTGATATTCCTGAGGAAAG GTATAAGTGCGGTTCGAACACTCTGTACTTGTCTAGTAATGGCGGGGTTGTTCATTACCGCCGAGCCTCAGATATTTGGCATTAACACTGATGATGACTCGAACACTGCCAATGAGTCCACGTCTGCAAGAATACTATGGCCACTGTGTTTTGCTTTGGGGTTTTTGCCTATTGGACTAATGAATGTCATTTgtgaaaaagaattaaaaagtgGCGAG GCAAAATCATTCAACTTTATCATGTGGTCCCAATTTGCCCAAATCATATGTATGGTGTGTCTATTTTGGACAGACTTTATTCCAGGATTTGGAATG GCGGGATCTTTTTCCGAGTTTTCAGACAGATACAAAAGGGGAACCACTTGCTTGGTTAGCACTAGCTCTGACTGTAAAGGACTGGTTGGAAAATCGTGGCTGTTTTTCGGAGGATACACCTTCGCCAATCTCTTTCAGTTTCTTCTCATAGAATATGCTGAGGGAGCTGTTTTTGCCGCAGTCGTACAGTCGCTTGTTGGCCCAACGGCAACGATATTTTGGACGTTCTTCCAATTCAACGAAAAGGAGAACGTGTTTAGATGGCATCCAGTATTTAACGAAACAACAGTGTTCACAATTGTGGGTTTACTACTGATGGTACCCGGTGTTATGTTATACAACTACTTCAGTAACAAGGAGGCAAAAGAAAAAGTGAAGGAAGGTAACTTCCTATACACAGACCCGATACTGACTGTTAATGCTAAAGATTA taatag AACGTATGGTAATATGTCGCAGGATAGAGCGCCATTATCAAACAGTGCTCAGAGTTCTATTAGACTTAGAGATATAGTCATTCTCCAAGCATGGACATCTGGCTACACAAAGAAATGGGGCCAAAATCTACGGAAAGCGATCTTTACATTGCTCTTCATCGCATGCAACCTAACCGGAAGTGTGACCCTTCCACTGTTATCAGCAACCATGGATGCGGTCGGCTCGGATAACTTTGTAGTGATTTACCACACGGCTATCATATCTAGCATTTTGCTGATTTTCGTCGTGATTTTCGTGAGGACGTGCATAAATAGAAGCATACCGCTAACTTTGGCTTCAAGTTGGAAAATAGTTTTGGCCAATGCACTGGCTAATGTGTTTAActatattttggttatttttgcCAGCCCCCCGTCCAGAACCCCGCCTTACttacaaagtattttatctatGACTGCTATACCATTTACTGTTCTGCTCCGGTTGATGTTCCTTAGGAAAG GTGTCTCCCCTGGCCGCGGTATTTGCTGTGCTGTCATCATTGTTGGTCTCTTCATCTCGTCAGAACCGCAAATCTGGGGTCTGAACACGCAACAGACTGAAAACAACGCCTCCAGCTCACTACTACAGCGAATTCTCTGGCCGATGTGTTTCGCTCTTGGATTCGTGCCCTTTGCTCTCGTCAATTTAACATGCGAGAAAGTATTGAcaacaagaaat AGCGAAGcactaaatttcattttgtgGTCTCAACTTGTCCAAATACCGTTATTGACGGGATTCTTTTGGACCGATTTTATACCGGGCTTTGGAATG GTTGACAACTTCTCCGACTTTAGAAATCACTTCCAACGGGGTCTACATTGTTCATATTCCTCCGCCTCGGACTGCGGACGAGCAGTGACTAGGTCCTGGATATTTATCGCTGCCTTTACTTGCAGAACGTTCTCCCAGTACTTGCTGGTGCAGAGTTCGGATGGCGCCATTTTTGCATCTATCGTTGAGGCAATAGTTGGTCCGTTGGCGTCGCTATTCTGGACTCTGTATAGATATAATAAAAGTGACAACAGTATACATTGGCATCCAGTGTTTAACGAGACTACAGCTTTCTCTCTCGCTGGACTTGGTTTGATGATTCCAGGGATTATATTGTATCACTATTTCGTTATACAGGAGGAAAAATCAGAGGAAGTGAATTTAGATAATTTAATGAATACAATTTGA